A genome region from Pseudoalteromonas tetraodonis includes the following:
- a CDS encoding prolyl hydroxylase family protein gives MKNNYVTHLINAKYHGTLPPKQEIVSFALTAPEFVHYWLCHAVSSSTSSQELAIVLCLAKYHKIEALKVLSHFWPIRTADPQVTINFEKHISGLPKTIQQGIETDLIGLWSSLIMPLNIQSSEQSLPVTTLETQLTNELAQEIIKLANNNLNLAGVYAENSTRQKVIDIRDNEQLITQLPVDNILIAILQRIICSDDYADLAYAEPMIIYRYTQGQQYKWHYDFITPSNENAKKELNFFGQRRRTRIINLNDGFEGGETAFKDWNVSVKAKQGQVIKFNNMIGNQVDKNSVHSGKPVLLGEKWICTLWMREKPFWLRESIWCKN, from the coding sequence ATGAAAAATAACTATGTTACTCACCTCATAAATGCCAAATATCATGGCACGCTTCCTCCAAAACAAGAAATAGTGTCTTTTGCGCTAACAGCTCCTGAATTTGTTCACTATTGGTTATGTCATGCGGTTTCATCATCAACTTCTTCTCAGGAGCTAGCCATTGTTTTATGCTTAGCTAAGTATCATAAAATTGAAGCTCTTAAGGTTTTATCTCACTTTTGGCCAATCCGAACTGCTGATCCGCAAGTAACAATTAACTTTGAAAAACATATATCGGGCCTTCCTAAGACTATACAGCAGGGTATTGAAACCGATTTAATAGGGTTGTGGAGTAGCTTAATTATGCCATTGAATATTCAATCCTCTGAACAATCATTACCTGTGACAACATTAGAAACGCAACTAACGAATGAATTAGCGCAGGAGATTATAAAGCTTGCTAATAATAATTTAAATTTAGCTGGGGTGTATGCTGAAAACTCTACAAGACAAAAAGTTATAGACATCAGAGACAATGAGCAGCTTATAACACAATTACCAGTCGATAATATTTTAATAGCTATATTACAGCGCATCATATGTTCAGACGACTATGCTGACTTAGCATATGCTGAGCCTATGATTATTTATCGTTATACTCAAGGTCAGCAATACAAATGGCACTATGATTTTATTACACCTTCAAATGAAAATGCTAAAAAAGAACTTAATTTTTTTGGTCAAAGACGGCGAACACGTATTATAAATTTAAATGACGGATTTGAAGGTGGAGAAACCGCCTTTAAAGACTGGAATGTAAGTGTTAAAGCCAAGCAAGGACAAGTAATTAAATTTAATAATATGATTGGTAATCAGGTAGATAAAAACTCAGTACATAGTGGAAAACCCGTATTATTAGGTGAAAAGTGGATTTGTACCCTTTGGATGCGAGAAAAACCTTTTTGGTTACGCGAATCTATTTGGTGCAAAAATTAA
- the eno gene encoding phosphopyruvate hydratase, translated as MSEIVKVIGREIMDSRGNPTVEAEVYLADGSWGRAAAPSGASTGTREALELRDGDKTRYLGKGVLKAVGFINNEIAAALKGQNALAQSDVDQVMLDLDGTENKEKLGANAILAVSLANAKAAAQSKKVELYEHIADLNGTPGVYSMPLPMMNIINGGEHADNSVDIQEFMVQPVGAANFREALRMGAEVFHSLAKVLKADGHSTAVGDEGGFAPNLASNEAALAAIKVAVANAGYELGKDITLALDCAASEFYDKEANIYDLKGEGKKFTSEEFNYFLKDLTEQYPIVSIEDGLDESDWDGFAHQTKLMGDKVQLVGDDLFVTNTKILKRGIDNGIANSILIKFNQIGSLTETLAAIKMAKDAGFTVVISHRSGETEDATIADLAVGTAAGQIKTGSLSRSDRVAKYNQLLRIEEQLGAKAPYNGLKEVKGQ; from the coding sequence ATGTCAGAAATCGTAAAAGTAATCGGTCGTGAAATTATGGACTCGCGTGGTAACCCAACTGTAGAAGCTGAGGTATATTTAGCTGATGGTTCATGGGGCCGTGCTGCTGCACCATCAGGTGCATCTACAGGAACTCGCGAAGCATTAGAATTACGTGATGGTGATAAAACTCGTTATTTAGGTAAAGGCGTATTAAAAGCGGTAGGTTTCATTAATAATGAAATTGCAGCGGCTTTAAAAGGTCAAAATGCACTTGCTCAAAGTGATGTAGACCAAGTAATGCTTGATTTAGATGGTACTGAAAATAAAGAAAAACTAGGTGCTAATGCTATTTTAGCGGTTTCACTTGCTAACGCAAAAGCGGCTGCACAATCTAAAAAAGTAGAGCTATACGAGCACATTGCTGACTTAAATGGCACGCCAGGTGTTTACTCTATGCCACTACCAATGATGAACATCATCAACGGCGGTGAGCACGCTGATAACTCAGTAGATATTCAAGAATTTATGGTTCAGCCAGTTGGTGCTGCTAATTTCCGTGAAGCATTGCGTATGGGTGCTGAAGTATTTCACAGCCTTGCAAAAGTGCTTAAAGCAGATGGTCATTCAACAGCTGTTGGTGACGAAGGCGGTTTTGCACCAAACCTTGCATCAAACGAAGCAGCACTTGCAGCAATTAAAGTGGCTGTTGCAAATGCCGGTTATGAGCTTGGTAAAGATATTACCCTTGCACTTGATTGTGCTGCCTCTGAGTTTTATGACAAAGAAGCAAATATCTACGACCTTAAAGGTGAAGGTAAAAAGTTTACCTCTGAAGAGTTTAACTACTTCTTAAAAGACTTAACTGAGCAATACCCAATTGTATCAATTGAAGATGGCTTAGATGAGTCTGATTGGGATGGCTTTGCTCATCAAACTAAACTAATGGGCGATAAAGTCCAATTAGTGGGTGATGACTTATTCGTAACCAATACTAAGATTTTAAAACGTGGTATCGACAATGGTATTGCTAACTCAATCTTAATTAAATTTAACCAAATTGGTTCACTAACAGAAACGTTAGCGGCAATTAAAATGGCGAAAGATGCTGGTTTTACAGTCGTTATTTCTCATCGCTCTGGTGAAACTGAAGATGCAACCATTGCTGATTTAGCGGTTGGTACAGCTGCAGGCCAGATCAAAACAGGTTCATTAAGCCGTTCAGACCGTGTTGCTAAGTACAACCAATTGCTTCGTATTGAAGAGCAATTAGGCGCTAAAGCACCGTACAATGGTTTAAAAGAAGTTAAAGGCCAGTAA
- a CDS encoding CTP synthase: MSTKFIFVTGGVVSSLGKGIAAASLAAILEARGLDVTILKLDPYINVDPGTMSPIQHGEVYVTEDGAETDLDLGHYERFIRTKMTSRNNFTQGRVYEDVLRRERRGEYLGATIQVIPHITNDIKQRVYDGAEGHDIAIVEIGGTVGDIESQPFIEAIRQMGTEIGRERALFIHLTLVPFLGPAGEVKTKPTQHSVKELRSVGIQPDILICRSDRKLPNNERAKIALFTNVEEKAVISLPDVDSIYKIPALLKSQELDNFVCRRFHLDAPEADLAEWEQVLYQESNPTGEVTIGMVGKYIELPDAYKSVNEALKHAGLKNRLTINIQYVDSQDLETKGTDILSRLDAILVPGGFGGRGVEGKILAAKYARENKVPYLGICLGMQVALIEYARNVAGLVDANSTEFNANSEAPVVGLITEWLDAEGNVEVRDEKSDLGGTMRLGAQKCHLTPGSKVHEVYGSDEIVERHRHRYEVNNNFVAQLEQAGLSFTGLSEDKKLVEIIENKDHPWFIAAQFHPEFTSTPRDGHPLFEGFVAAAHTYQKASS, from the coding sequence ATGAGTACAAAATTTATCTTCGTTACTGGCGGAGTTGTTTCTTCGTTGGGTAAAGGTATTGCAGCAGCATCGTTGGCCGCTATTTTAGAGGCCCGTGGCTTAGATGTTACCATTTTAAAGCTGGATCCTTACATCAACGTTGACCCAGGCACAATGAGCCCAATTCAACACGGTGAAGTATACGTTACCGAAGACGGCGCAGAAACGGACCTTGATTTAGGTCACTACGAACGTTTTATTCGCACCAAAATGACCAGCCGTAATAACTTTACGCAAGGGCGCGTATATGAAGATGTACTACGTCGTGAAAGACGTGGCGAATATCTTGGCGCAACAATTCAGGTTATTCCTCATATCACTAATGATATTAAGCAACGTGTTTATGATGGCGCAGAAGGCCATGATATAGCAATCGTTGAAATTGGTGGTACGGTAGGTGATATTGAGTCACAACCATTTATCGAAGCTATTCGTCAAATGGGCACAGAGATTGGTCGTGAACGTGCGCTATTTATTCACTTAACGCTAGTGCCATTCTTAGGCCCTGCCGGTGAAGTGAAAACAAAACCAACTCAGCACTCAGTTAAAGAGTTACGCTCAGTCGGTATTCAACCAGATATTCTTATTTGTCGCTCAGATCGTAAGCTGCCAAATAACGAGCGTGCAAAAATTGCATTGTTCACAAACGTTGAAGAAAAAGCCGTTATTTCACTGCCTGATGTAGACAGTATTTATAAAATCCCTGCGTTATTAAAGTCGCAAGAGTTAGACAACTTTGTATGTCGTCGTTTCCATTTAGACGCGCCTGAGGCTGATTTAGCTGAGTGGGAACAAGTATTGTATCAAGAGTCTAACCCAACGGGTGAAGTGACAATTGGTATGGTTGGTAAATACATTGAATTACCGGATGCATACAAATCAGTAAACGAAGCATTAAAACATGCGGGACTAAAAAATCGTTTAACTATTAATATTCAATACGTTGATTCACAAGACTTAGAAACTAAAGGAACGGATATTCTTTCTCGCTTAGATGCTATTTTAGTGCCAGGTGGTTTTGGTGGTCGTGGTGTTGAAGGTAAGATTTTAGCGGCTAAATATGCTCGTGAAAACAAAGTGCCTTACTTAGGTATTTGTTTAGGTATGCAGGTTGCGCTAATTGAATACGCACGAAATGTTGCCGGTTTAGTTGATGCAAACTCAACGGAATTTAATGCAAACTCAGAGGCTCCAGTGGTTGGTTTAATCACTGAGTGGCTAGACGCTGAGGGTAACGTAGAAGTACGTGATGAAAAGTCTGATTTAGGTGGCACAATGCGTTTAGGCGCACAAAAATGCCATTTAACGCCTGGCTCTAAAGTACACGAAGTGTATGGCAGCGACGAAATTGTTGAACGTCACCGTCACCGTTACGAAGTTAATAACAACTTCGTTGCACAGCTTGAACAAGCAGGTTTAAGCTTTACTGGTTTATCTGAAGATAAAAAGCTAGTAGAGATTATTGAAAATAAAGATCACCCTTGGTTTATTGCAGCGCAATTCCACCCGGAATTCACTTCAACGCCACGCGATGGTCATCCGCTATTTGAAGGGTTTGTAGCTGCGGCTCATACCTACCAAAAAGCGTCTTCGTAA
- the mazG gene encoding nucleoside triphosphate pyrophosphohydrolase, producing the protein MQNEGSNQANNEAISQLLEIMQTLRNPEGGCPWDLKQTFASIVPHTLEEAYEVADCIETNNLSDLKNELGDLLFQIVFYAQLAQEQQLFNFNDVVAQLNEKLVRRHPHVFSAQDTPKTDAELAAQWQAIKAQERAAKLQGQSSVLWQDIPNSLPSLTKAKKIQQRVAALGFDWPTYHGAIDKVSEEVEEVKEALAHDPYSDHTAEELGDLLFATVNVARHVKRDPEQLLRSANDKFSARFEKVQNYLIAQGKCIDSASLEEMDAAWDAIKKLNK; encoded by the coding sequence GTGCAAAACGAGGGCAGTAATCAGGCTAATAATGAGGCTATAAGCCAACTGCTGGAAATAATGCAAACACTGAGAAACCCTGAGGGCGGATGCCCTTGGGATCTCAAGCAAACGTTTGCGTCAATCGTGCCGCATACTCTTGAAGAAGCCTATGAAGTGGCTGATTGTATTGAAACGAATAATTTAAGCGATTTAAAAAATGAGTTAGGCGACTTACTTTTTCAAATCGTGTTTTATGCGCAACTAGCACAAGAGCAGCAATTATTTAATTTTAACGATGTAGTGGCACAGTTAAATGAAAAGTTGGTGCGTCGTCATCCGCATGTATTTTCAGCGCAAGACACACCTAAAACCGATGCCGAATTAGCTGCGCAGTGGCAAGCAATAAAAGCACAAGAGCGTGCGGCTAAACTCCAAGGCCAAAGCTCAGTACTTTGGCAAGATATACCAAACAGTTTACCTAGCTTAACAAAAGCTAAAAAAATTCAGCAACGGGTCGCTGCGTTAGGGTTTGATTGGCCGACTTATCACGGTGCTATTGATAAAGTGAGTGAAGAGGTTGAAGAAGTGAAAGAAGCCTTAGCTCATGACCCATACTCAGATCATACAGCAGAAGAGCTAGGTGATTTGCTGTTTGCTACTGTTAATGTAGCGCGCCATGTTAAACGCGACCCCGAACAACTGCTTCGCAGTGCCAACGATAAGTTTTCTGCACGGTTTGAAAAGGTACAAAACTACTTAATTGCACAGGGTAAATGTATTGATTCTGCGTCTTTAGAGGAAATGGATGCAGCATGGGATGCGATAAAAAAACTAAATAAATAG
- the relA gene encoding GTP diphosphokinase — MVATRQSHQHDKAGDFFSRVESLDLSQEKISLLNKAQQLCQTCDNSERQNTAIEMVEILVELNLDADSLATAYLTPYYLNDVVSIDAVEEHLGNHVAVLLTGVSQMATISTLAHQGNGTVQVDNIRRMLLAMVEDVRAVVIKLAEQVCHLRNVKDAAEEERVIAAKETADIFAPLANRLGIGQLKWELEDLAFRYLHPDIYKNIAKQLDDKRLAREAYMADMVEQVKQRLHEAGIKAEVYGRPKHIYSIYKKMAKKNYEFDQLFDIRAMRIVVERLQDCYGALGIVHTNWRHLNKEFDDYVATPKQNGYQSIHTVVFGPEGKTVEIQIRTHDMHQDAELGVAAHWMYKEGALPGRGSGYEQKISWLRKLLQWQEEVVDGSDLAQELKNQVVEDRVYVFTPRGDIFDLPLGATPLDFAYYIHSNVGHRCIGAKIFGKIVPFTHQLSTGDQVEILTQKQPNPSRDWLNPSLGYIKSSRARAKIHHWFKQLDRDKNLSAGKEILDNELQKLELTYKDLDPAIKRFNFRELDDLMVAIGAGDIRLNQMLNFITDRTEHEPVIRFKSPSKVTGDKNGIVVDGVGSLMSHVARCCRPVPGDEIIGYITQGRGIAVHREDCDSFSNLKNKHPERVISVSWSDDISSSYALTIRIEASDRSGLIRDISSALANEKVNVLNMNVNTVDSTQTAIFVMQIEVHDLQGTNKVLSKLHQIEGVHSAKRGQ, encoded by the coding sequence ATGGTAGCGACACGTCAATCTCATCAACATGACAAAGCGGGTGATTTTTTTTCACGCGTAGAATCTCTTGATTTGTCTCAGGAAAAAATTAGCTTACTCAATAAAGCGCAGCAACTTTGCCAAACTTGTGATAACAGCGAACGCCAAAATACCGCCATAGAGATGGTGGAGATTTTGGTTGAGCTAAATTTAGATGCTGACTCGTTAGCCACCGCCTATTTAACCCCTTATTATTTAAATGATGTAGTGAGCATTGACGCTGTCGAAGAGCATTTAGGAAATCATGTTGCGGTGTTATTAACGGGTGTGTCGCAAATGGCCACCATAAGTACGTTAGCTCATCAAGGCAATGGTACCGTGCAGGTCGATAATATTCGCCGTATGTTGCTTGCTATGGTGGAAGATGTGCGTGCCGTGGTGATTAAATTAGCCGAACAGGTGTGCCATTTACGCAACGTAAAAGACGCCGCTGAAGAAGAACGAGTGATTGCAGCCAAAGAGACTGCGGATATATTTGCACCGCTTGCTAATCGCCTTGGTATTGGCCAATTAAAGTGGGAGCTAGAGGATTTAGCTTTTCGCTATTTACACCCAGATATTTATAAAAATATAGCTAAACAACTTGATGATAAGCGCCTTGCCCGTGAAGCGTATATGGCTGATATGGTTGAGCAAGTAAAACAGCGCCTACATGAAGCGGGTATTAAAGCCGAGGTATACGGCAGGCCAAAACATATCTACAGCATTTATAAAAAAATGGCGAAAAAGAACTACGAGTTTGATCAGCTGTTTGACATACGCGCGATGCGAATTGTGGTTGAGCGCCTGCAAGATTGCTACGGTGCCCTAGGCATAGTGCACACTAATTGGCGCCATTTAAATAAAGAATTTGACGATTACGTTGCGACCCCAAAACAAAATGGCTATCAATCTATTCATACCGTAGTATTTGGCCCCGAAGGTAAAACTGTTGAGATTCAGATCCGAACGCACGACATGCATCAAGATGCAGAGCTGGGCGTTGCCGCACATTGGATGTACAAAGAAGGTGCGTTACCAGGGCGTGGTTCAGGCTATGAGCAAAAAATTAGCTGGTTGCGTAAGTTACTGCAATGGCAAGAAGAAGTGGTTGATGGCAGCGATTTAGCGCAAGAGCTTAAAAACCAAGTGGTTGAAGACCGCGTCTATGTGTTTACTCCACGTGGAGATATTTTTGACTTACCGCTAGGGGCAACGCCTCTTGATTTTGCTTACTACATTCACTCCAATGTAGGGCATCGGTGTATTGGTGCAAAAATATTTGGCAAAATAGTGCCGTTTACTCATCAATTAAGTACCGGCGATCAGGTTGAAATACTGACCCAAAAGCAGCCAAATCCAAGTCGTGATTGGCTAAATCCGTCGTTAGGTTACATTAAGTCTTCTCGCGCTAGAGCCAAAATCCACCATTGGTTTAAACAGCTCGACCGCGATAAAAATTTAAGCGCGGGTAAAGAAATCCTTGATAACGAATTACAAAAGTTAGAGTTAACTTACAAAGATTTAGACCCAGCGATAAAGCGCTTTAACTTTAGAGAGCTTGATGACTTAATGGTCGCCATTGGTGCAGGCGATATTCGCCTTAACCAAATGCTCAACTTTATTACCGATAGAACGGAGCACGAGCCGGTTATTCGCTTTAAATCGCCCAGTAAAGTGACTGGCGATAAAAACGGTATTGTGGTTGATGGAGTAGGCAGTTTAATGAGCCATGTTGCTCGCTGTTGCCGCCCTGTACCTGGGGATGAAATTATTGGGTATATTACCCAAGGCCGTGGCATTGCCGTGCATCGTGAGGATTGTGACTCGTTTAGTAATTTAAAAAACAAGCACCCAGAGCGCGTTATTTCAGTAAGTTGGTCAGATGATATTAGCAGCTCCTACGCGTTAACTATTCGTATTGAAGCCAGCGATCGGTCTGGTTTAATTCGTGATATTAGTTCTGCTTTGGCGAATGAAAAAGTCAATGTGCTCAATATGAATGTCAACACGGTTGATAGCACTCAAACGGCTATTTTTGTGATGCAAATAGAAGTGCATGACTTACAAGGCACAAATAAAGTGCTTTCTAAGTTACACCAGATAGAAGGGGTGCACAGTGCAAAACGAGGGCAGTAA
- the rlmD gene encoding 23S rRNA (uracil(1939)-C(5))-methyltransferase RlmD — MAQIFKANKKPLQQQSLELDITAMDHHGRGIAKHNNKVCFVSGALPGERVKAKLVDDKARYSQADTLKILKASEYRTTPICEHYSQCGGCQLQHLDATQQVVEKQAAVNQLFAKFAKLTDLNWQTPLLSQATHYRRSARIAVMFDKAAKKMRVGYRARGSKSIVSINHCPVLSDVFAEVFNVFDNIINHNKALHSISHLQLCAADEQHFIVIRHTKAISPTDKAFVEQSVSAYHWQLVWQSDSDTIDHAHLAMPFYKLDQLDIKFEFGLNNFIQVNASVNQAMLIQAVSWLALQGDENVLDLFCGIGNFSLVLAKQAKTVTGIEGVTSAVALATQNAHTNSITNTQFHCFDLTTSIKKAPWFNKELDILVLDPSRTGAMAVLEQLPLTQFKAILYVSCDPVTLARDSAIISQAGFELNKIGLMNMFPHTGHIETMALFQRR, encoded by the coding sequence ATGGCACAAATATTTAAAGCAAATAAAAAACCACTTCAACAGCAATCACTTGAACTTGATATAACGGCAATGGATCACCACGGACGTGGTATTGCTAAGCATAATAATAAAGTGTGTTTTGTCAGTGGGGCATTACCTGGTGAGCGAGTAAAAGCCAAGTTAGTTGATGATAAAGCACGTTACAGCCAAGCTGACACGCTTAAAATACTCAAAGCCAGTGAATATCGCACTACACCCATTTGTGAACACTACAGCCAATGCGGTGGTTGTCAGTTACAGCATTTAGATGCCACACAACAAGTCGTTGAAAAGCAAGCAGCAGTAAATCAATTATTTGCCAAATTTGCAAAATTAACCGATTTAAACTGGCAAACTCCGCTGCTAAGCCAAGCAACGCATTACCGACGTAGTGCCCGCATTGCCGTAATGTTCGACAAAGCAGCAAAAAAAATGCGGGTAGGCTATAGAGCACGTGGCTCTAAAAGTATTGTTAGCATTAATCATTGCCCAGTATTAAGTGACGTATTTGCAGAGGTATTTAACGTATTTGATAACATAATTAATCATAATAAGGCGCTGCACAGTATAAGTCATTTGCAGTTATGCGCTGCAGATGAGCAACACTTTATTGTTATTCGTCATACAAAAGCCATTTCGCCCACAGATAAAGCGTTTGTTGAGCAAAGTGTCTCGGCATATCATTGGCAATTAGTGTGGCAAAGTGATAGCGATACCATTGATCATGCCCATTTAGCGATGCCATTTTATAAGCTTGATCAGTTAGATATAAAATTTGAATTTGGACTAAATAACTTTATTCAGGTCAATGCGAGTGTAAATCAGGCAATGTTAATTCAAGCGGTGAGCTGGTTAGCATTACAAGGTGATGAAAATGTACTGGATTTATTTTGTGGTATTGGTAACTTCTCTTTAGTGTTAGCAAAGCAGGCTAAAACAGTAACAGGAATTGAAGGCGTTACTTCGGCGGTTGCATTAGCGACGCAAAATGCGCACACTAACTCTATTACAAATACTCAATTTCATTGTTTTGATTTAACCACGAGTATTAAAAAAGCGCCGTGGTTTAATAAAGAGTTAGATATTTTAGTACTCGACCCCTCTCGCACTGGTGCTATGGCAGTTTTAGAGCAGCTTCCATTAACGCAGTTTAAAGCGATTTTATATGTCTCTTGCGACCCTGTTACTTTAGCCCGTGACAGCGCTATTATTTCGCAAGCCGGCTTTGAACTTAATAAAATAGGGCTAATGAATATGTTCCCTCATACGGGGCATATCGAAACTATGGCGTTATTTCAACGGAGGTAA
- the barA gene encoding two-component sensor histidine kinase BarA: protein MTKLGLRDSVLTLTLIPTVIIGLLLGGYFTINRYIELDEILYQQGTTIAEPLAIALEQPLLEKNKKLLNRIIRYTHNKHSPSIKSIAIFNDNNQLIITSNYHRSFDTLIEQTQLNGFKATYVQQSEDLVTFFTPIINHTTPNSDWNTSEFQTSLGTVVIQLNRDKAVIGQQRALLVSGIIIILALVLAAILALRLSRMFMTPLNKLVLATDRLIEGKRQTGLTEPMNGEFELLREGLNTISHSMVMQKDEMQKNIDQATSDYRETLEQYETQNIQLTMAKKEAQDANRVKSDFLAKMSHELRTPLNGVIGFTRQLYKTPLNKNQKDYLDTIELSANSLMTIISDILDFSKLEAGAMELESIQFQLRDSVNEVMTLLAPSAHDKQLELSIYINPQVPDHLTGDPTRFKQVLINLLSNAIKFTEKGAIKVDISHRLLDEERTSVLVSVADTGVGIPADKQDALFTAFGQADSSITRKFGGTGLGLIITKHIVEAMSGRITLNSAPGSGTCFTFNGVFRLPNHVFINDLPTQSLIGKRVLYLEPHKHTHHAVASLLQEWKVSVTPCYNETEFLECIKNSEINFDICLIGHMASVDDMQRLKSYVKAVRESTDYLYLMLNTVSHNMREAFIGSGADACLSKPLNHRKLCELLAAPYRLDHPAHNIEQHEQTLLPLKVLVVDDNDANLKLIYTLLNEQVELIDTAHNGSQAYSLSKSHKYDVIFMDIQMPIMDGITACKLIKESSLNEDTPIIAVTAHALNSEKEQLLKDGFEGYLTKPIDEDMLNQIICDHSPQLPVSRDKSKSTFEHSPAPFDSTRLDWTLALQRAGGKAELANEMLNMLLLSVPETLNLLNQAISSEDCPQVLSVIHKFHGACCYTGVPKLKTLAETIETSLKNECTLENIEPELFELQDELENLLVDANIDISNK, encoded by the coding sequence ATGACCAAACTAGGCTTGCGCGATTCTGTTTTAACACTCACCCTGATCCCCACAGTGATCATCGGGCTATTACTAGGTGGTTATTTTACAATAAATCGTTACATTGAGCTTGATGAAATTTTATATCAACAAGGCACAACGATTGCTGAACCTCTGGCTATTGCACTTGAACAACCTTTACTGGAAAAAAATAAAAAACTGCTTAATCGCATCATTCGCTATACACACAACAAACACTCCCCTTCGATTAAATCGATTGCCATCTTTAATGATAACAACCAACTTATTATAACCAGTAATTATCATCGCTCATTCGACACTTTAATTGAGCAAACGCAATTAAATGGCTTTAAAGCCACCTATGTTCAGCAAAGTGAAGACTTAGTAACTTTTTTCACCCCTATCATTAACCATACAACCCCCAATAGCGACTGGAATACTTCTGAGTTCCAAACCTCGTTGGGCACCGTTGTGATTCAGCTTAACCGCGACAAAGCTGTTATTGGCCAACAACGTGCATTATTGGTCAGCGGTATTATTATTATTCTCGCCTTAGTATTAGCCGCTATTTTAGCGCTAAGACTTAGTCGGATGTTTATGACCCCGCTTAATAAGTTAGTACTTGCTACCGACAGGTTGATTGAAGGTAAAAGACAAACCGGATTAACTGAACCCATGAATGGCGAGTTTGAGTTATTACGTGAGGGGCTCAATACCATCTCGCATTCTATGGTGATGCAAAAAGATGAAATGCAAAAAAATATTGATCAGGCAACCAGCGATTACCGCGAAACGCTTGAACAATACGAAACACAAAATATCCAGCTCACCATGGCTAAAAAAGAAGCGCAAGATGCTAACCGTGTTAAATCTGACTTCTTAGCTAAAATGAGTCATGAGTTACGCACCCCACTTAACGGGGTTATTGGATTTACCCGTCAGCTTTATAAAACGCCTCTGAATAAAAACCAAAAAGATTACCTTGATACCATAGAGCTTTCGGCTAACAGCTTAATGACTATTATTAGTGACATATTAGATTTCTCCAAGTTAGAAGCAGGAGCCATGGAGCTTGAGTCTATTCAGTTTCAACTGCGCGATAGCGTAAACGAAGTTATGACCTTACTGGCACCTAGCGCACACGACAAACAACTTGAGCTTTCTATTTATATTAATCCTCAGGTGCCCGACCACTTAACCGGCGACCCCACACGGTTTAAACAAGTGCTGATTAACTTGTTAAGTAACGCAATTAAATTTACTGAAAAAGGCGCGATAAAAGTTGATATTAGCCATCGTTTGCTTGATGAAGAGCGCACCTCTGTCTTAGTGTCAGTCGCAGATACTGGGGTAGGTATTCCAGCAGATAAACAAGACGCGCTATTCACCGCCTTTGGTCAAGCCGACTCCAGTATTACCCGCAAATTTGGCGGTACCGGCTTAGGGCTTATTATTACTAAACATATCGTTGAAGCAATGAGCGGCCGTATTACCTTAAATTCAGCCCCTGGTAGCGGTACTTGTTTTACCTTTAATGGCGTATTTAGATTACCAAATCATGTATTTATCAACGATTTGCCTACCCAGTCATTAATTGGTAAACGTGTTCTTTATTTAGAGCCGCATAAGCATACCCATCATGCTGTTGCCTCATTATTACAAGAGTGGAAAGTCAGTGTCACTCCTTGCTATAACGAAACCGAATTTTTAGAGTGCATAAAAAATTCAGAGATCAATTTTGATATTTGTCTTATTGGTCACATGGCATCAGTTGACGATATGCAGCGTTTAAAAAGCTATGTAAAAGCGGTTAGAGAATCAACCGATTATTTATATTTAATGCTCAATACCGTATCGCACAACATGCGCGAAGCCTTCATCGGCAGCGGCGCTGACGCCTGTTTGAGTAAACCTCTTAATCACCGAAAGCTATGTGAGCTATTAGCTGCGCCTTATCGACTCGACCACCCGGCACATAATATAGAACAGCATGAACAAACCCTGCTGCCGCTAAAGGTGTTAGTGGTGGATGATAATGACGCTAATTTAAAATTAATTTACACCCTACTCAACGAGCAAGTTGAATTAATTGATACCGCACATAATGGGTCACAAGCGTATAGTTTAAGCAAAAGCCATAAATATGATGTGATTTTTATGGATATTCAAATGCCTATAATGGATGGTATTACAGCCTGTAAACTCATTAAAGAGTCATCTTTGAATGAAGATACCCCTATTATTGCCGTGACGGCGCATGCACTTAATAGTGAAAAAGAACAGTTATTAAAAGATGGTTTTGAAGGTTATTTAACTAAGCCTATCGATGAAGATATGCTAAACCAGATTATTTGCGATCATAGCCCGCAATTACCAGTGAGTCGTGATAAGTCAAAAAGCACATTTGAACATAGCCCTGCCCCTTTTGATAGCACTCGGCTTGATTGGACGCTGGCATTGCAACGTGCAGGCGGTAAAGCAGAATTAGCCAATGAAATGCTTAATATGTTACTGCTAAGCGTGCCCGAAACCCTAAACTTACTAAATCAAGCAATAAGCAGCGAAGATTGCCCTCAAGTACTTAGCGTTATCCATAAATTTCATGGCGCATGCTGCTATACAGGTGTACCAAAATTAAAAACATTGGCTGAAACGATCGAAACATCACTTAAAAATGAATGTACGCTTGAGAATATTGAGCCCGAGTTATTTGAGTTGCAAGACGAGCTTGAAAACTTACTTGTTGATGCCAACATTGATATCAGTAATAAATAA